From the Montipora capricornis isolate CH-2021 chromosome 2, ASM3666992v2, whole genome shotgun sequence genome, one window contains:
- the LOC138038929 gene encoding uncharacterized protein yields MKAPRGKQLKIHGNIVNVPADVASTVSMLPRLPSEAATIKVNLKRKLQYKSSALSLNVRPHKVVQAADWLMRNSSLYKDEGIVINSQWLNQYNKEIEQEQNLDDACSDQSAENVEDSNNSHSERVDDHDHLSESEDIVPAGVTDTMFTSTDFLEDEERQHIFNIAPAEGNIPLSIFMDKFSEELAYPGIFLGQPRTLCKQIHYSDICKSELRRSDRRAAMCVENIFYKAKKLQMKILLGKSTIALRKCKGNSRNLNARQLKETGAVERLIRYDEGFKFLTALRGSPPYFEKAKKDLFAMIRQLGPATLFCSF; encoded by the coding sequence ATGAAAGCTCCCAGaggaaaacaacttaaaatacATGGCAATATTGTGAATGTTCCTGCTGATGTAGCAAGCACAGTCAGCATGTTACCACGGCTACCAAGTGAGGCTGCAACAATCAAAGTCAATTTGAAAAGAAAGCTTCAATATAAGAGTTCTGCATTATCATTGAATGTAAGGCCCCACAAGGTAGTTCAAGCAGCAGATTGGTTGATGAGAAATAGCAGTCTTTATAAAGATGAAGGCATTGTTATTAATTCACAATGGCTCAATCAATATAACAAAGAAATTGAACAGGAACAAAATTTGGATGATGCTTGTAGTGACCAGTCTGCAGAAAATGTTGAGGACAGCAATAATAGTCACTCTGAAAGAGTAGATGATCATGATCACTTAAGTGAAAGTGAAGATATAGTGCCAGCAGGTGTTACTGATACTATGTTCACATCAACTGACTTTTTAGAAGATGAAGAGCGCCAGCATATTTTTAACATTGCACCAGCAGAAGGGAATATACCCTTAAGTATATTCATGGATAAATTCTCTGAAGAGTTAGCATATCCAGGAATATTTCTCGGCCAACCTCGTACTTTATGCAAGCAAATTCATTATAGTGATATATGTAAATCAGAACTGAGAAGATCGGACAGAAGGGCAGCTATGTGTGTTGAGAATATTTTTTACAAAGCAAAAAAGTTGCAAATGAAAATTCTTTTAGGCAAGTCAACAATTGCACTCAGAAAATGTAAGGGAAATAGCAGAAATCTTAATGCACGGCAACTTAAAGAGACAGGTGCAGTAGAGCGATTAATTCGCTATGATGAAGGGTTTAAGTTCCTTACAGCATTACGTGGTTCACCTCCATACTTTGAGAAAGCTAAAAAAGATCTGTTTGCAATGATAAGACAACTTGGACCAGCTACtttgttttgtagtttctga